Proteins from a genomic interval of Corynebacterium deserti GIMN1.010:
- the groL gene encoding chaperonin GroEL (60 kDa chaperone family; promotes refolding of misfolded polypeptides especially under stressful conditions; forms two stacked rings of heptamers to form a barrel-shaped 14mer; ends can be capped by GroES; misfolded proteins enter the barrel where they are refolded when GroES binds), with amino-acid sequence MAKIIAFDEEARRGLEKGLNTLADAVKVTLGPKGRNVVLEKAWGAPTITNDGVTIAREIELEDPYEKIGAELVKEVAKKTDDVAGDGTTTATVLAQALVKEGLRNVAAGSNPMGIKRGIEKAVAQVSEKLLESAKEVETEEQIAATAGISAADPAIGAQIAKAMYAVGGGKLNKDSVITVEESNTFGVELEVTEGMRFDKGYISGYFATDMERLEAVLEDPYILLVSGKISNIKDLLPLLEKVMQSGKPLLIIAEDVEGEALSTLVVNKIRGTFKSVAVKAPGFGDRRKAQLQDIAVLTGGQVISEEVGLSLETADLPLLGQARKVVVTKDDTTIVDGAGSEAQIEGRVNQIRVEIENSDSDYDREKLNERLAKLAGGVAVLKVGAATEVELKERKHRIEDAVRNAKAAVEEGIVAGGGVALLQAAHVLDNDLELTGDEATGVRIVREALTSPLKQIAANAGLEPGVVADKVSQLPQGEGLNAATGEYVDLMAAGINDPVKVTRSALQNAASIAALFLTTEAVVADKPQPAGAAMPGADEMGGMGGF; translated from the coding sequence ATGGCAAAGATCATCGCCTTTGATGAGGAAGCACGTCGTGGCCTCGAAAAGGGCCTGAACACCCTAGCAGACGCAGTCAAGGTCACCTTGGGACCAAAGGGACGCAACGTTGTTTTGGAGAAGGCTTGGGGCGCCCCAACCATCACCAACGATGGTGTGACCATCGCACGTGAGATCGAGCTTGAGGATCCATACGAGAAGATCGGCGCTGAGCTGGTCAAGGAAGTCGCCAAGAAGACTGACGACGTCGCAGGCGACGGCACCACCACCGCAACCGTTCTGGCACAGGCACTTGTTAAGGAAGGCCTGCGCAACGTTGCAGCTGGCTCTAACCCAATGGGCATCAAGCGCGGTATTGAAAAGGCTGTTGCACAGGTTTCTGAGAAGCTGCTCGAGTCCGCAAAGGAAGTTGAGACCGAGGAGCAGATCGCTGCTACCGCAGGTATTTCTGCTGCAGACCCAGCTATTGGCGCTCAGATTGCAAAGGCAATGTACGCAGTTGGTGGCGGCAAGCTGAACAAGGATTCCGTCATCACCGTTGAAGAGTCCAACACTTTCGGCGTTGAGCTCGAGGTTACCGAGGGTATGCGCTTTGATAAGGGCTACATCTCCGGTTATTTCGCAACTGACATGGAGCGCCTCGAGGCTGTTCTGGAGGATCCATACATCCTTCTAGTTTCCGGCAAGATCTCCAACATCAAGGATCTTCTCCCACTGCTGGAGAAGGTTATGCAGTCCGGTAAGCCTTTGCTCATCATTGCTGAAGACGTCGAGGGCGAGGCTCTGTCCACCCTCGTTGTCAACAAGATCCGCGGCACCTTCAAGTCTGTCGCTGTGAAGGCTCCAGGCTTCGGCGATCGCCGTAAGGCTCAGCTGCAGGACATTGCTGTCCTTACCGGCGGCCAGGTCATCTCTGAAGAGGTCGGACTCTCCCTCGAGACCGCTGACCTGCCACTTCTGGGCCAGGCACGCAAGGTTGTTGTCACCAAGGACGACACCACCATCGTTGACGGCGCAGGTTCTGAGGCTCAGATCGAAGGCCGCGTCAACCAGATCCGCGTTGAGATCGAGAACTCCGATTCCGACTACGACCGTGAAAAGCTCAACGAGCGCCTGGCAAAGCTTGCCGGCGGCGTTGCAGTGCTCAAGGTTGGCGCAGCTACCGAGGTTGAGCTCAAGGAGCGCAAGCACCGCATTGAGGACGCAGTCCGCAACGCAAAGGCAGCTGTTGAAGAAGGCATCGTTGCCGGCGGTGGCGTAGCCCTCCTGCAGGCAGCTCACGTTTTGGACAACGATCTCGAGCTCACCGGCGACGAGGCAACCGGCGTCCGCATCGTTCGCGAGGCTCTGACCTCACCACTGAAGCAGATCGCAGCTAACGCAGGCCTCGAGCCAGGCGTTGTTGCTGACAAGGTTTCCCAGCTCCCACAGGGCGAGGGCCTCAACGCTGCAACCGGTGAGTACGTTGACCTCATGGCTGCAGGCATTAACGACCCAGTAAAGGTCACCCGCTCTGCTCTGCAGAACGCTGCGTCTATTGCAGCGCTGTTCCTGACCACTGAGGCTGTCGTTGCTGATAAGCCGCAGCCAGCAGGTGCAGCAATGCCAGGCGCTGACGAGATGGGCGGCATGGGCGGCTTCTAA